In a genomic window of Salegentibacter salegens:
- a CDS encoding bifunctional 4-hydroxy-2-oxoglutarate aldolase/2-dehydro-3-deoxy-phosphogluconate aldolase: protein MYKYTRIEVVLEMQNLGLIPVFYHPNVNVCKKVIKACYEGGARVFEFTNRGDFAFEVFEELIKYCKDNLPGMIIGVGSIVDASTCALFMERGANFIVSPVFKEDIAILCNRRKLLWIPGCGTLTEISQAEELGCEIVKIFPGSVYGPNFVKAIKGPCPWTSIMPTGGVTISKSNLEEWFEAGVTCVGIGSKLISANILLKKDFSLLSERVNSTLTLIRNARNRKKKINQNDI from the coding sequence ATGTATAAATATACTCGAATTGAGGTGGTATTAGAAATGCAGAATTTGGGTCTAATACCCGTTTTTTATCATCCGAACGTGAATGTTTGTAAGAAGGTAATTAAAGCTTGCTACGAAGGTGGAGCTCGCGTATTTGAATTTACAAATCGTGGAGATTTTGCTTTTGAAGTTTTTGAAGAACTGATAAAGTATTGTAAAGATAATTTACCAGGCATGATAATTGGCGTGGGATCAATTGTAGATGCTTCTACTTGTGCACTCTTTATGGAAAGAGGAGCCAATTTCATTGTAAGCCCGGTCTTTAAAGAAGATATTGCAATTTTATGTAATCGAAGAAAATTATTATGGATTCCTGGATGTGGCACTTTAACCGAAATTTCACAAGCTGAAGAATTGGGTTGTGAAATAGTAAAAATCTTTCCTGGAAGTGTTTATGGTCCTAACTTTGTGAAAGCAATCAAAGGCCCCTGTCCCTGGACCAGTATCATGCCCACAGGGGGTGTTACTATTTCAAAAAGTAATTTAGAAGAGTGGTTTGAAGCTGGGGTGACTTGTGTGGGAATAGGCTCAAAATTAATATCTGCTAATATTTTATTGAAAAAGGATTTTAGTTTGTTAAGCGAACGGGTTAATAGTACCCTAACACTAATTCGCAATGCTAGAAATCGGAAGAAAAAAATAAATCAAAATGATATTTGA
- the istB gene encoding IS21-like element helper ATPase IstB — MNTQTLEQMKQLRLHGMIRAFNSSLSPQSVDYTNDELVAYLIQSEWDDRQNRKVERLTKTARFRYSAIMENIDYNHERNIDRNQIQRFATCDFVTQKDNILITGSTGAGKSYMASAIGHQACSLGFKTMYFNTSKLFTMLKTSKADGSYLKQVNKIEKQDLLILDDFGLKGLDNINRHSLMEIIEDRHGKKSTIIASQLPVEAWYEIIGEQTIADAILDRLVHTAHRIDIKGESMRKKLKNK; from the coding sequence ATGAATACGCAAACCTTAGAACAGATGAAACAATTAAGGCTCCACGGAATGATCAGGGCCTTCAACTCCAGCTTATCCCCGCAGAGCGTGGATTACACTAATGATGAGCTTGTAGCTTACCTTATCCAGTCCGAATGGGACGATCGCCAGAACCGAAAGGTAGAACGCCTAACTAAAACAGCCAGGTTCAGGTATAGCGCCATTATGGAGAATATCGATTATAACCACGAACGAAATATCGATAGAAATCAAATACAACGTTTTGCCACGTGCGACTTTGTAACACAAAAGGATAATATTTTAATCACGGGAAGCACCGGGGCAGGAAAAAGTTATATGGCATCCGCCATAGGTCATCAGGCCTGTTCATTAGGCTTCAAAACGATGTACTTCAACACTTCTAAGCTCTTTACCATGCTTAAAACATCCAAGGCTGATGGCTCTTATTTAAAGCAGGTAAACAAGATAGAAAAACAGGATCTGCTCATACTTGATGACTTTGGACTTAAAGGTCTGGATAATATTAACAGGCACTCCCTGATGGAAATAATTGAAGATAGGCACGGAAAAAAATCTACCATTATAGCCTCCCAGTTACCGGTAGAGGCCTGGTACGAGATTATTGGAGAACAGACCATTGCAGATGCCATATTGGATCGTTTAGTTCATACGGCTCACAGAATAGATATCAAAGGGGAATCAATGAGGAAAAAGCTTAAAAATAAATAG
- a CDS encoding Mu transposase domain-containing protein, whose protein sequence is MSFRGREYSRRSLFEEVEKQELKPLPLKRYEIKAYANGTIHKNSHIYFSKDKHYYSVPYQHIGKRIKIIYSDSLVEIFYKFERLAAHPREKRKYAYTTVKEHMPSHHRFVSEWSSEKFIAWAAHIGVHCKGYITEILDKKQHPEQSYKSCLGILHLAKKVGNLRLDNACKRASDYGAYNYNIIDRILKKGWDNLEENLEEEIVLPDHKNIRGGHYYK, encoded by the coding sequence ATGTCCTTCCGGGGAAGAGAGTACTCCCGCCGTTCTTTGTTCGAAGAAGTAGAAAAACAGGAATTAAAACCCCTGCCTTTAAAACGGTATGAGATAAAAGCCTACGCCAATGGGACCATTCACAAGAACAGCCACATCTATTTTAGCAAAGACAAGCATTACTATAGCGTACCTTATCAGCACATAGGCAAACGCATCAAGATCATCTACTCCGATAGCCTGGTGGAGATATTCTATAAATTTGAACGCCTGGCCGCACATCCAAGAGAGAAAAGGAAATACGCCTATACTACAGTTAAGGAACATATGCCATCACACCATAGGTTTGTAAGTGAATGGAGCTCTGAAAAATTCATCGCCTGGGCAGCTCATATTGGAGTACACTGCAAAGGGTATATCACTGAAATACTGGACAAAAAACAACATCCCGAACAATCCTATAAATCCTGTCTGGGCATACTACACCTGGCAAAAAAAGTAGGGAACCTGCGCCTGGATAATGCTTGTAAGAGGGCTTCTGATTACGGGGCATACAATTACAATATTATTGATCGCATCCTTAAAAAAGGCTGGGATAATCTTGAAGAAAACCTCGAAGAGGAAATAGTCTTGCCCGATCACAAGAACATCCGGGGAGGCCATTATTACAAATAG
- a CDS encoding IS256 family transposase produces the protein MTQEEIKELKEKALKQFLSGESLTGKNGAFAPMLREFMEEALEAEMSSHLSDEEKGSKAGNKRNGKGKKTLKSSQGDVTINTPQDRNSTFEPEIVAKRQRILADNLEKQIIGMYGMGNSLRDISAHIEEMYDSKISTHVLSDITDRVIPKVKEWQDRPLEPVYCILWLDAMHFKVREEGKVKHKALYNILGINKAGRKEVLGMYISESEGANFWLQVLTQLNNRGLKDILIACTDNLTGFSEAIHSVYPKTDIQLCIVHQIRNSMKYVASKDQKDFMKDLKLVYKADTKDQAESALLDLEEKWGKRYPIVIRSWNDNWDRLSAYFEYTAPIRKLIYTTNAVEAFHRQVRKVTKTKGAFTNDMALLKLVYLATRRIEKKWNAPLQNWGLVVQQLAIKFEGRLELDLATNETKN, from the coding sequence ATGACACAAGAAGAGATTAAGGAATTAAAGGAAAAAGCATTAAAACAATTTTTATCAGGAGAATCCCTAACCGGCAAAAACGGCGCTTTTGCTCCAATGCTTAGGGAGTTTATGGAAGAGGCCCTGGAAGCAGAAATGTCTTCGCACCTTTCCGATGAAGAAAAAGGCTCAAAAGCAGGTAATAAGCGTAATGGCAAAGGCAAAAAGACCCTAAAGAGCAGCCAAGGGGACGTCACCATTAACACGCCCCAGGATCGTAACAGTACCTTTGAGCCGGAGATCGTAGCGAAACGCCAGCGTATCCTGGCCGATAATTTAGAAAAGCAGATTATAGGCATGTACGGGATGGGCAATAGCCTGCGGGATATCTCAGCTCATATAGAGGAAATGTATGATTCCAAGATATCCACACACGTTCTAAGTGATATTACGGACCGGGTGATTCCCAAGGTTAAGGAATGGCAGGATCGCCCCTTGGAGCCGGTATATTGCATCCTATGGCTCGACGCGATGCACTTCAAGGTACGCGAAGAAGGCAAAGTAAAGCACAAGGCCTTGTATAATATTTTAGGAATAAATAAAGCTGGAAGAAAGGAAGTGCTGGGTATGTATATCTCGGAAAGTGAAGGGGCCAATTTTTGGCTTCAGGTGCTGACCCAATTAAACAACCGTGGCTTAAAAGATATTCTGATTGCCTGTACGGATAATCTTACGGGCTTTAGTGAAGCCATTCATTCTGTTTATCCCAAGACTGATATTCAGCTATGTATTGTCCACCAGATCCGCAATAGTATGAAGTATGTGGCCAGTAAGGATCAAAAAGATTTTATGAAAGACCTTAAACTGGTGTACAAGGCTGACACCAAAGACCAGGCTGAATCGGCTTTACTGGATCTGGAAGAAAAATGGGGCAAAAGATATCCCATAGTGATCCGTTCCTGGAATGATAACTGGGACCGATTGAGTGCTTATTTTGAATATACCGCACCCATTAGAAAACTCATATACACCACAAATGCCGTAGAGGCTTTTCACCGGCAGGTAAGAAAAGTAACCAAGACCAAAGGCGCTTTTACCAATGATATGGCACTATTGAAGCTGGTTTACCTAGCTACCAGAAGAATTGAAAAGAAATGGAACGCCCCACTGCAGAACTGGGGTTTGGTAGTTCAACAATTAGCTATTAAATTTGAAGGTCGGCTAGAGTTGGACTTAGCCACCAATGAAACGAAAAACTAA
- a CDS encoding LytR/AlgR family response regulator transcription factor codes for MIRINLNEISYIESLSDYLKIHTSSNPVVIRETISNIEKELPDSKFIRTHRSFIVSLAALESYTNEYLEVKGKAIPISRSYKSSVLEKLEKWSVQ; via the coding sequence ATGATCAGGATCAACCTTAATGAAATTTCCTATATTGAAAGTTTGAGTGATTATTTAAAGATCCATACCTCCAGTAATCCGGTGGTCATTAGGGAAACAATCAGCAACATCGAAAAGGAACTTCCAGATTCAAAATTTATTAGAACACATCGTTCTTTTATTGTATCACTTGCAGCGTTGGAGTCCTATACCAATGAGTACTTAGAAGTTAAGGGAAAAGCTATTCCTATAAGCAGGAGTTATAAATCGTCCGTTTTAGAAAAATTAGAAAAATGGTCGGTACAATAG
- a CDS encoding IS256 family transposase produces the protein MTQEEIKELKEKALKQFLSGESLTGKNGAFAPMLREFMEEALEAEMSSHLSDEEKGSKAGNKRNGKGKKTLKSSQGDVTINTPQDRNSTFEPEIVAKRQRILADNLEKQIIGMYGMGNSLRDISAHIEEMYDSKISTHVLSDITDRVIPKVKEWQDRPLEPVYCILWLDAMHFKVREEGKVKHKALYNILGINKAGRKEVLGMYISESEGANFWLQVLTQLNNRGLKDILIACTDNLTGFSEAIHSVYPKTDIQLCIVHQIRNSMKYVASKDQKDFMKDLKLVYKADTKDQAESALLDLEEKWGKRYPIVIRSWNDNWDRLSAYFEYTAPIRKLIYTTNAVEAFHRQVRKVTKTKGAFTNDMALLKLVYLATRRIEKKWNAPLQNWGLVVQQLAIKFEGRLELDLATNETKN, from the coding sequence ATGACACAAGAAGAGATTAAGGAATTAAAGGAAAAAGCATTAAAACAATTTTTATCAGGAGAATCCCTAACCGGCAAAAACGGCGCTTTTGCTCCAATGCTTAGGGAGTTTATGGAAGAGGCCCTGGAAGCAGAAATGTCTTCGCACCTTTCCGATGAAGAAAAAGGCTCAAAAGCAGGTAATAAGCGTAATGGCAAAGGCAAAAAGACCCTAAAGAGCAGCCAAGGGGACGTCACCATTAACACGCCCCAGGATCGTAACAGTACCTTTGAGCCGGAGATCGTAGCGAAACGCCAGCGTATCCTGGCCGATAATTTAGAAAAGCAGATTATAGGCATGTACGGGATGGGCAATAGCCTGCGGGATATCTCAGCTCATATAGAGGAAATGTATGATTCCAAGATATCCACACACGTTCTAAGTGATATTACGGACCGGGTGATTCCCAAGGTTAAGGAATGGCAGGATCGCCCCTTGGAGCCGGTATATTGCATCCTATGGCTCGACGCGATGCACTTCAAGGTACGCGAAGAAGGCAAAGTAAAGCACAAGGCCTTGTATAATATTTTAGGAATAAATAAAGCTGGAAGAAAGGAAGTGCTGGGTATGTATATCTCGGAAAGTGAAGGGGCCAATTTTTGGCTTCAGGTGCTGACCCAATTAAACAACCGTGGCTTAAAAGATATTCTGATTGCCTGTACGGATAATCTTACGGGCTTTAGTGAAGCCATTCATTCTGTTTATCCCAAGACTGATATTCAGCTATGTATTGTCCACCAGATCCGCAATAGTATGAAGTATGTGGCCAGTAAGGATCAAAAAGATTTTATGAAAGACCTTAAACTGGTGTACAAGGCTGACACCAAAGACCAGGCTGAATCGGCTTTACTGGATCTGGAAGAAAAATGGGGCAAAAGATATCCCATAGTGATCCGTTCCTGGAATGATAACTGGGACCGATTGAGTGCTTATTTTGAATATACCGCACCCATTAGAAAACTCATATACACCACAAATGCCGTAGAGGCTTTTCACCGGCAGGTAAGAAAAGTAACCAAGACCAAAGGCGCTTTTACCAATGATATGGCACTATTGAAGCTGGTTTACCTAGCTAC